A stretch of Henckelia pumila isolate YLH828 chromosome 4, ASM3356847v2, whole genome shotgun sequence DNA encodes these proteins:
- the LOC140859949 gene encoding uncharacterized protein isoform X4, translated as MYHPSRGGVRGGRDQFSWDDVKVDKHRENYLGHNLKAPVERWQKVSCSFPPMCLPSMLTPPMATLGIRDATKKSLVQCNVGNRSPVFLCTLLPNIIESCHLYLKFEEAYDVVFCVIDPRSFYLTGYFVQRNPQSNTHSDMYPFQPFSLVISLSAPIGIIVLTLQFHPVDNVKAQNYPAILVTAGLNGKLKKIKKFG; from the exons ATGTATCATCCGTCAAGAGGTGGAGTTCGCGGTGGCCGTGATC AATTTAGCTGGGATGATGTGAAAGTTGATAAACACCGAGAAAATTATTTAGGTCATAACCTCAAGGCACCTGTTGAAAGATGGCAGAAAG TCTCCTGCTCATTCCCTCCAATGTGCCTTCCATCGATGTTGACGCCTCCGATG GCTACTCTGGGAATAAGGGATGCAACAAAGAAGAGCTTAGTACAATGTAATGTGGGTAATAGAAGTCCAGTTTTTCTCTGTACTTTGCTGCCCAACATTATAGAGTCATGCCACttgtatttgaaatttgagGAGGCATATGATGTAGTTTTTTGTGTTATTGACCCTCGAAGTTTCTATCTTACTGGTTATTTTGTCCAACGAAATCCGCAGTCAAATACTCACAGCGATATGTATCCTTTTCAGCCATTTTCTTTAGTTATATCACTGTCGGCACCCATTGGAATTATTGTCCTTACCTTGCAATTTCATCCAGTAGACAAT GTAAAAGCACAAAATTATCCGGCTATTCTTGTAACTGCAGGGCTAAATG
- the LOC140859949 gene encoding uncharacterized protein isoform X6: protein MYHPSRGGVRGGRDQFSWDDVKVDKHRENYLGHNLKAPVERWQKVSCSFPPMCLPSMLTPPMATLGIRDATKKSLVQSIFFSYITVGTHWNYCPYLAISSSRQCKSTKLSGYSCNCRAKWPILCFVMSDL from the exons ATGTATCATCCGTCAAGAGGTGGAGTTCGCGGTGGCCGTGATC AATTTAGCTGGGATGATGTGAAAGTTGATAAACACCGAGAAAATTATTTAGGTCATAACCTCAAGGCACCTGTTGAAAGATGGCAGAAAG TCTCCTGCTCATTCCCTCCAATGTGCCTTCCATCGATGTTGACGCCTCCGATG GCTACTCTGGGAATAAGGGATGCAACAAAGAAGAGCTTAGTACAAT CCATTTTCTTTAGTTATATCACTGTCGGCACCCATTGGAATTATTGTCCTTACCTTGCAATTTCATCCAGTAGACAAT GTAAAAGCACAAAATTATCCGGCTATTCTTGTAACTGCAGGGCTAAATG GCCTATTCTTTGTTTTGTGATGTCTGATCTTTGA
- the LOC140859949 gene encoding uncharacterized protein isoform X3: MYHPSRGGVRGGRDQFSWDDVKVDKHRENYLGHNLKAPVERWQKVSCSFPPMCLPSMLTPPMATLGIRDATKKSLVQCNVGNRSPVFLCTLLPNIIESCHLYLKFEEAYDVVFCVIDPRSFYLTGYFVQRNPQSNTHSDMYPFQPFSLVISLSAPIGIIVLTLQFHPVDNVKAQNYPAILVTAGLNGTVVHGSIRNFFDRNNG; the protein is encoded by the exons ATGTATCATCCGTCAAGAGGTGGAGTTCGCGGTGGCCGTGATC AATTTAGCTGGGATGATGTGAAAGTTGATAAACACCGAGAAAATTATTTAGGTCATAACCTCAAGGCACCTGTTGAAAGATGGCAGAAAG TCTCCTGCTCATTCCCTCCAATGTGCCTTCCATCGATGTTGACGCCTCCGATG GCTACTCTGGGAATAAGGGATGCAACAAAGAAGAGCTTAGTACAATGTAATGTGGGTAATAGAAGTCCAGTTTTTCTCTGTACTTTGCTGCCCAACATTATAGAGTCATGCCACttgtatttgaaatttgagGAGGCATATGATGTAGTTTTTTGTGTTATTGACCCTCGAAGTTTCTATCTTACTGGTTATTTTGTCCAACGAAATCCGCAGTCAAATACTCACAGCGATATGTATCCTTTTCAGCCATTTTCTTTAGTTATATCACTGTCGGCACCCATTGGAATTATTGTCCTTACCTTGCAATTTCATCCAGTAGACAAT GTAAAAGCACAAAATTATCCGGCTATTCTTGTAACTGCAGGGCTAAATG
- the LOC140867462 gene encoding putative pectinesterase/pectinesterase inhibitor 24 has product MVPINPYDKLDEAQQERLVAKRKTRRRITAIVLSSIVLVAVVVATVVGVSKTKNNQSGAAGDPSVWSSMKTMCSVTLYPDSCYNSMAPMVKSNNFKPQDFFKLSVQVAVDELAKASTNFTENVSKKFNITDNSTLSAIETCEELFSLALDHLNNSISIQNTNLLEAFNDLRTWLSSAGTYQQTCMDELENASNELQIFTNDNLKNSNEYTSNSLAIVSSFESIAAMGSIGRRRLMNLDDAPEWVSLGDRRLLQTKSSSITPDAVVATDGSGNYKTIKAALKAVPDKSKKRFVIYVKKGVYYENVKVEKSKWNVMMFGDGEKATIVSGSLNVIDGTPTFQSATFAVMGQGFIARDMGFRNNAGPAKHQAVALMSTADFSIFYRCTMDAFQDTLYVHSNRQFYSQCNIYGTVDFIFGNSAVVIQNSNILPKKPMPGQQNTITAQGRFDPNQNTGISIQNCNITPAASLAGVSSYLGRPWKNYSTTVYIGNSIGSFIDPKGWLPWVGTTAPTTIFYAEFQNSGPGAVTKNRVNWKGLKLNLNAAQVKQFTVGPFINGDKWIPATGVTYKSGL; this is encoded by the exons ATGGTTCCTATCAACCCTTATGACAAGCTCGACGAGGCCCAACAAGAAAGGCTAGTCGCGAAAAGGAAAACACGCAGAAGAATCACAGCCATTGTGCTGTCCTCCATCGTTCTTGTCGCGGTCGTGGTAGCAACCGTGGTAGGAGTttcaaaaaccaaaaacaatCAATCGGGAGCCGCGGGAGATCCGTCGGTTTggtcatcaatgaagaccatgTGCAGCGTTACATTGTATCCCGATTCATGTTACAACAGCATGGCACCAATGGTTAAATCTAACAATTTCAAGCCACAAGATTTTTTCAAATTATCAGTCCAAGTGGCCGTGGACGAACTCGCGAAAGCCTCCACGAATTTCACCGAAAATGTCAGCAAAAAGTTCAATATCACAGACAATTCGACTCTCTCCGCTATAGAAACCTGTGAAGAACTATTCTCTCTCGCTCTAGATCACCTCAACAACTCGATATCCATCCAAAACACAAATCTGCTGGAAGCATTCAATGACTTGCGAACATGGTTAAGTTCTGCAGGAACTTATCAGCAAACATGTATGGATGAATTGGAGAATGCATCAAACGAGCTCCAGATCTTCACGAACGATAACTTGAAGAACTCGAACGAGTACACAAGCAACAGTCTTGCAATTGTTAGCTCATTTGAGTCTATTGCTGCAATGGGATCGATCGGGAGACGTCGTTTGATGAATCTTGATGATGCACCAGAATGGGTATCTTTGGGAGATAGGAGACTGCTGCAAACTAAGAGTTCTAGTATAACGCCCGATGCCGTTGTGGCTACAGATGGATCAGGGAACTACAAGACCATTAAGGCAGCACTTAAGGCTGTTCCTGATAAAAGCAAGAAGAGATTTGTTATATACGTGAAAAAGGGCGTTTATTATGAGAATGTTAAGGTGGAAAAGTCCAAATGGAATGTGATGATGTTCGGTGATGGGGAGAAAGCTACCATTGTTTCCGGGAGTCTTAATGTTATTGATGGCACTCCCACTTTTCAATCTGCAACTTTTG CTGTTATGGGGCAAGGATTCATTGCGAGAGACATGGGATTCCGCAATAATGCTGGTCCGGCCAAACATCAGGCAGTGGCTCTCATGTCCACCGCTGACTTCTCCATCTTCTACCGCTGCACAATGGACGCCTTCCAAGACACACTTTACGTCCACTCCAATCGCCAATTCTACAGCCAATGCAACATCTACGGCACCGTAGACTTCATATTCGGAAACTCGGCTGTCGTCATTCAAAACTCCAACATTCTACCCAAGAAACCCATGCCTGGCCAGCAAAACACAATAACTGCCCAAGGCAGGTTCGACCCGAATCAAAACACCGGAATCTCCATCCAGAACTGCAACATTACACCTGCTGCTAGCCTCGCTGGAGTCAGCAGTTACTTGGGCAGGCCATGGAAGAACTATTCCACCACTGTTTACATCGGAAATTCGATCGGAAGCTTCATTGATCCAAAGGGTTGGTTGCCTTGGGTTGGCACAACAGCACCCACCACTATATTTTATGCGGAGTTCCAGAACTCGGGGCCTGGTGCTGTCACCAAGAACAGGGTAAACTGGAAGGGTTTGAAGCTGAATCTCAATGCAGCTCAGGTCAAGCAGTTTACAGTTGGGCCCTTCATTAATGGAGACAAATGGATTCCGGCGACAGGAGTCACTTATAAATCGGGTCTTTGA
- the LOC140859949 gene encoding uncharacterized protein isoform X2, with protein sequence MYHPSRGGVRGGRDQFSWDDVKVDKHRENYLGHNLKAPVERWQKVSCSFPPMCLPSMLTPPMATLGIRDATKKSLVQCNPFSLVISLSAPIGIIVLTLQFHPVDNVKAQNYPAILVTAGLNDMTYVGLVSRCHQTEDNLRCNRWSSPILVKKGQRQCATCGGRHLTEKFRGSGACFRCGEIGQMKRDCPQGSGGSASGSGSHHSVRQRSHG encoded by the exons ATGTATCATCCGTCAAGAGGTGGAGTTCGCGGTGGCCGTGATC AATTTAGCTGGGATGATGTGAAAGTTGATAAACACCGAGAAAATTATTTAGGTCATAACCTCAAGGCACCTGTTGAAAGATGGCAGAAAG TCTCCTGCTCATTCCCTCCAATGTGCCTTCCATCGATGTTGACGCCTCCGATG GCTACTCTGGGAATAAGGGATGCAACAAAGAAGAGCTTAGTACAATGTAAT CCATTTTCTTTAGTTATATCACTGTCGGCACCCATTGGAATTATTGTCCTTACCTTGCAATTTCATCCAGTAGACAAT GTAAAAGCACAAAATTATCCGGCTATTCTTGTAACTGCAGGGCTAAATG ACATGACTTACGTGGGTTTGGTGAGCCGATGTCATCAAACGGAGGACAACCTTCGATGTAACAG GTGGAGTTCACCAATTTTGGTAAAAAAGGGCCAGAGACAGTGTGCTACTTGTGGAGGCCGTCACCTGACTGAGAAATTCCGCGGGTCAGGAGCTTGTTTTCGATGTGGTGAGATTGGCCAaatgaagagggattgtccacagggtAGTGGAGGATCAGCgtctggttctggttctcatCATTCCGTTCGACAGAGGTCACATGGATAG
- the LOC140859949 gene encoding uncharacterized protein isoform X7: protein MYHPSRGGVRGGRDQFSWDDVKVDKHRENYLGHNLKAPVERWQKVSCSFPPMCLPSMLTPPMATLGIRDATKKSLVQSIFFSYITVGTHWNYCPYLAISSSRQCKSTKLSGYSCNCRAKWNSCPWIH from the exons ATGTATCATCCGTCAAGAGGTGGAGTTCGCGGTGGCCGTGATC AATTTAGCTGGGATGATGTGAAAGTTGATAAACACCGAGAAAATTATTTAGGTCATAACCTCAAGGCACCTGTTGAAAGATGGCAGAAAG TCTCCTGCTCATTCCCTCCAATGTGCCTTCCATCGATGTTGACGCCTCCGATG GCTACTCTGGGAATAAGGGATGCAACAAAGAAGAGCTTAGTACAAT CCATTTTCTTTAGTTATATCACTGTCGGCACCCATTGGAATTATTGTCCTTACCTTGCAATTTCATCCAGTAGACAAT GTAAAAGCACAAAATTATCCGGCTATTCTTGTAACTGCAGGGCTAAATG
- the LOC140859949 gene encoding uncharacterized protein isoform X1 has product MYHPSRGGVRGGRDQFSWDDVKVDKHRENYLGHNLKAPVERWQKVSCSFPPMCLPSMLTPPMATLGIRDATKKSLVQCNVGNRSPVFLCTLLPNIIESCHLYLKFEEAYDVVFCVIDPRSFYLTGYFVQRNPQSNTHSDMYPFQPFSLVISLSAPIGIIVLTLQFHPVDNVKAQNYPAILVTAGLNDMTYVGLVSRCHQTEDNLRCNRWSSPILVKKGQRQCATCGGRHLTEKFRGSGACFRCGEIGQMKRDCPQGSGGSASGSGSHHSVRQRSHG; this is encoded by the exons ATGTATCATCCGTCAAGAGGTGGAGTTCGCGGTGGCCGTGATC AATTTAGCTGGGATGATGTGAAAGTTGATAAACACCGAGAAAATTATTTAGGTCATAACCTCAAGGCACCTGTTGAAAGATGGCAGAAAG TCTCCTGCTCATTCCCTCCAATGTGCCTTCCATCGATGTTGACGCCTCCGATG GCTACTCTGGGAATAAGGGATGCAACAAAGAAGAGCTTAGTACAATGTAATGTGGGTAATAGAAGTCCAGTTTTTCTCTGTACTTTGCTGCCCAACATTATAGAGTCATGCCACttgtatttgaaatttgagGAGGCATATGATGTAGTTTTTTGTGTTATTGACCCTCGAAGTTTCTATCTTACTGGTTATTTTGTCCAACGAAATCCGCAGTCAAATACTCACAGCGATATGTATCCTTTTCAGCCATTTTCTTTAGTTATATCACTGTCGGCACCCATTGGAATTATTGTCCTTACCTTGCAATTTCATCCAGTAGACAAT GTAAAAGCACAAAATTATCCGGCTATTCTTGTAACTGCAGGGCTAAATG ACATGACTTACGTGGGTTTGGTGAGCCGATGTCATCAAACGGAGGACAACCTTCGATGTAACAG GTGGAGTTCACCAATTTTGGTAAAAAAGGGCCAGAGACAGTGTGCTACTTGTGGAGGCCGTCACCTGACTGAGAAATTCCGCGGGTCAGGAGCTTGTTTTCGATGTGGTGAGATTGGCCAaatgaagagggattgtccacagggtAGTGGAGGATCAGCgtctggttctggttctcatCATTCCGTTCGACAGAGGTCACATGGATAG
- the LOC140859949 gene encoding uncharacterized protein isoform X5, which translates to MYHPSRGGVRGGRDQFSWDDVKVDKHRENYLGHNLKAPVERWQKVSCSFPPMCLPSMLTPPMATLGIRDATKKSLVQCNVGNRSPVFLCTLLPNIIESCHLYLKFEEAYDVVFCVIDPRSFYLTGYFVQRNPQSNTHSDMYPFQPFSLVISLSAPIGIIVLTLQFHPVDNVKAQNYPAILVTAGLNGLFFVL; encoded by the exons ATGTATCATCCGTCAAGAGGTGGAGTTCGCGGTGGCCGTGATC AATTTAGCTGGGATGATGTGAAAGTTGATAAACACCGAGAAAATTATTTAGGTCATAACCTCAAGGCACCTGTTGAAAGATGGCAGAAAG TCTCCTGCTCATTCCCTCCAATGTGCCTTCCATCGATGTTGACGCCTCCGATG GCTACTCTGGGAATAAGGGATGCAACAAAGAAGAGCTTAGTACAATGTAATGTGGGTAATAGAAGTCCAGTTTTTCTCTGTACTTTGCTGCCCAACATTATAGAGTCATGCCACttgtatttgaaatttgagGAGGCATATGATGTAGTTTTTTGTGTTATTGACCCTCGAAGTTTCTATCTTACTGGTTATTTTGTCCAACGAAATCCGCAGTCAAATACTCACAGCGATATGTATCCTTTTCAGCCATTTTCTTTAGTTATATCACTGTCGGCACCCATTGGAATTATTGTCCTTACCTTGCAATTTCATCCAGTAGACAAT GTAAAAGCACAAAATTATCCGGCTATTCTTGTAACTGCAGGGCTAAATG GCCTATTCTTTGTTTTGTGA